A window of the Chloroflexus sp. Y-396-1 genome harbors these coding sequences:
- a CDS encoding FdhF/YdeP family oxidoreductase encodes MKRRRWNPATWVSLVPNGLGQVKPNHYWEIVRTVWENRDNLGKAWRILNEGVCDGCALGTTGLRDFTMKGVHLCTVRLNLLRLNTMPPLDVHRLHDVSTLHHLNGRALRALGRLPYPMIRRRGERGFRRIGWEEALHEIASYMRNTDPRRIAFYVTSRGITNETYYVAQKVARFLGTNNVDNAARLCHAPSTTAMKQTLGVAASTCSYRDWIGTDLLVFIGSDAPNNQPVTTKYLYYAKQHGTRIMVINPYREPGLERYWVPSVFESALFGTRLADRFFQIHTGGDIAFLNGTLKHLIERNWLDREFIEAHTRNFAEVQATLAQQSWAELEQASGATQAEMLAFAEALAQAKSAVFVWSMGITQHEYGVENVKAILNLALARGFIGREYCGVMPIRGHSGVQGGGEMGCTATTFPGGRPINTESARWLSEQWGFTVPDWKGLSCGEMLDAAAAGELDVFYAVGGNFLDTMPNPDYIRTALGRPRLRVHQDIVLTTQMLVDPAETVILLPAATRYEQRDGGTETTTEREIIFSPYISPPPAEARSEWEILLNVAERTQPERAHLIHFSDGQQIRREIARIVPEYEGIQHLQRAGDHVQWGGRILCRDGHFGTPDGRAVFTPLTPPTMSLPPNMFMLKTRRGKQFNSLIHSERDPLNGAHRDDVLMHPSDADRLGVREGDWVVLRSATGEMRARIKFADLKPGNVQVHWPEGNVLIDAHRRDPVAGVPAYKALVSIHPVKDTVMQETQ; translated from the coding sequence ATGAAGCGACGACGCTGGAATCCCGCAACGTGGGTGAGCCTGGTACCGAATGGGTTGGGCCAGGTCAAGCCCAACCACTATTGGGAAATTGTACGCACTGTCTGGGAGAATCGCGACAACCTCGGCAAGGCGTGGCGCATCTTGAACGAAGGGGTATGCGATGGTTGCGCACTGGGAACGACCGGATTACGTGATTTCACGATGAAGGGAGTGCACCTCTGTACAGTACGTCTGAACCTGTTGCGCCTGAACACAATGCCCCCCCTAGATGTTCATCGCCTGCACGATGTAAGCACCCTACACCATCTGAACGGACGAGCGCTACGGGCATTGGGCCGACTCCCGTACCCGATGATACGGCGACGCGGTGAGCGTGGTTTTCGGCGGATCGGCTGGGAAGAGGCCCTACATGAGATTGCCTCGTATATGCGCAACACCGATCCACGGCGGATAGCCTTTTATGTCACGTCGCGCGGGATTACGAACGAAACCTATTACGTTGCTCAAAAAGTAGCACGTTTCCTGGGCACGAACAATGTTGATAACGCTGCTCGTCTATGCCACGCACCGAGCACGACGGCAATGAAGCAAACCCTCGGTGTCGCCGCTTCGACCTGTAGTTACCGCGATTGGATCGGTACCGATCTGCTGGTCTTTATCGGCAGCGATGCCCCTAATAATCAGCCGGTGACAACAAAATACCTGTATTACGCCAAACAGCATGGCACGCGAATTATGGTGATTAATCCATACCGTGAACCAGGGCTTGAGCGCTACTGGGTACCAAGTGTCTTTGAAAGTGCCCTGTTTGGAACACGACTCGCCGATCGCTTCTTCCAGATTCACACAGGTGGCGATATTGCCTTCTTAAACGGCACACTGAAACACCTGATTGAACGGAACTGGCTTGATCGCGAGTTTATTGAAGCGCATACCCGCAATTTTGCCGAAGTCCAGGCAACTCTGGCACAACAGTCGTGGGCCGAGCTAGAACAGGCGAGCGGCGCAACCCAGGCCGAGATGCTGGCCTTCGCCGAGGCATTGGCTCAGGCCAAAAGTGCCGTGTTCGTTTGGAGCATGGGCATCACCCAGCACGAATATGGAGTCGAAAATGTTAAAGCCATTCTTAATCTGGCGCTAGCTCGTGGCTTTATTGGGCGTGAGTATTGCGGGGTCATGCCGATCCGCGGCCATAGCGGGGTGCAAGGCGGCGGTGAGATGGGCTGTACCGCCACAACATTTCCTGGTGGCCGACCGATAAACACAGAATCTGCACGTTGGTTGAGCGAACAGTGGGGTTTTACGGTACCTGATTGGAAGGGATTGAGCTGTGGCGAGATGCTTGATGCCGCTGCCGCTGGCGAACTCGATGTTTTCTACGCGGTTGGGGGAAACTTTCTCGATACCATGCCCAACCCTGACTACATCCGGACGGCGCTCGGGCGGCCACGATTGCGAGTGCATCAAGACATTGTGCTGACAACGCAAATGCTGGTTGATCCAGCCGAGACGGTTATCTTGCTACCGGCAGCAACCCGTTACGAACAGCGTGATGGTGGTACGGAAACAACCACCGAGCGCGAGATCATTTTCTCGCCGTACATTTCACCACCACCGGCCGAGGCCCGCAGTGAATGGGAGATTTTGCTCAATGTCGCGGAACGAACGCAACCCGAACGAGCGCATCTCATCCACTTTAGTGATGGGCAGCAGATTCGGCGTGAGATTGCCCGTATAGTGCCCGAATATGAGGGGATTCAGCATTTGCAACGGGCAGGCGATCACGTCCAATGGGGGGGCCGCATCCTGTGTCGTGATGGTCACTTCGGCACGCCTGATGGTCGGGCCGTCTTTACTCCGCTTACTCCTCCGACCATGTCATTACCTCCCAATATGTTTATGCTCAAAACCCGACGAGGCAAGCAGTTCAATTCGCTCATCCATAGTGAACGTGATCCACTTAACGGCGCCCATCGTGATGATGTGCTGATGCATCCATCTGATGCAGACAGGCTCGGTGTGCGTGAAGGCGATTGGGTTGTGCTCCGTTCAGCGACGGGCGAGATGCGCGCCCGAATTAAGTTTGCCGACCTCAAACCAGGTAACGTGCAGGTACACTGGCCGGAAGGTAATGTCTTGATCGATGCCCATCGGCGTGATCCGGTTGCCGGAGTACCGGCCTATAAGGCTCTGGTAAGCATCCATCCGGTAAAAGACACCGTGATGCAGGAAACCCAGTAG
- a CDS encoding DUF262 domain-containing protein, whose amino-acid sequence MSLGTMLNTRTISYLELIGNGKRYRVPPYQRDYSWNEEQWDDLWNDIVDLHNQTDSYHYMGALVVQAESDRDLLIIDGQQRMATLSILSLAVIALLSELAQRGIDPDRNRERMRELRHRFIGERDPASLIESSRLTLNETDDPLYQDYLVQLRPPLNPRGLPRSNRLLWQCFQYFKEKLNDLFKDQLDGAVITRLLSETIARRLLFILITVADELNAYTIFETLNARGLELTITDLLKNYLFSRIRVASDMQALQRRWQRLIETVTSERFPEFLRYHLLCEVPQVRSQRLFRLVRERIQTPQQVFALIDALEPRAELFAALSDPTHSYWIDLPDARQYVRELVLFRVRQMMPVLFAAWEHLTPDNFVRVLRMISIISFRYTVVSALNPNELESIYHSAARAIIEKRATLPSEIFALLKPIYVPDQKFLNDFASLSIPTSGQRKKVVKYILTRLESHLSGRSCDPETDPASIEHILPENPTQEWEESFPRTQWEMAIYRLGNLTLLSPADNRQVGNALYSEKQAVYSQSAYMLTRQISDMAPEEWTPALLEQRQQEMARQAVAIWRIDVASADM is encoded by the coding sequence ATGAGTCTGGGCACAATGTTGAACACGCGCACGATCAGTTACCTTGAGCTGATCGGGAACGGGAAACGCTACCGTGTACCGCCGTACCAACGCGACTATTCGTGGAATGAAGAGCAGTGGGACGATCTGTGGAATGATATTGTTGATCTCCACAATCAGACCGACAGCTACCATTACATGGGTGCGCTAGTGGTTCAGGCTGAGAGCGATCGCGATCTCCTCATTATTGATGGGCAACAGCGCATGGCCACGCTGAGTATCCTGTCGTTGGCAGTGATTGCCCTGCTCAGTGAGCTTGCGCAACGGGGGATCGATCCGGATCGTAATCGCGAACGCATGCGCGAGCTGCGTCATCGATTCATCGGCGAGCGTGACCCGGCCTCACTGATTGAGAGTAGTCGGCTGACACTCAACGAGACTGACGATCCCCTGTACCAGGATTATCTTGTCCAATTGCGGCCCCCTCTCAACCCGCGAGGTTTACCGCGATCCAACCGCTTGTTGTGGCAATGCTTTCAGTACTTCAAAGAAAAACTGAATGACCTGTTTAAGGATCAGCTTGACGGTGCAGTGATCACCCGTCTCTTGTCAGAAACCATTGCCCGGCGATTGCTCTTCATTCTGATCACAGTTGCCGATGAACTGAACGCCTACACCATCTTTGAAACGCTCAACGCTCGTGGTCTTGAATTGACCATTACCGACTTGCTCAAGAACTATCTTTTCTCGCGGATCAGGGTGGCAAGTGATATGCAGGCCCTTCAACGCCGCTGGCAACGACTTATCGAGACAGTTACATCCGAACGATTCCCAGAGTTTCTCCGCTACCACTTGCTATGTGAAGTGCCACAGGTACGTAGCCAACGTTTGTTCAGACTGGTACGCGAACGAATACAAACACCTCAACAGGTATTTGCGCTGATCGATGCGCTCGAACCGCGTGCTGAACTGTTTGCTGCCTTATCAGACCCAACTCACAGCTATTGGATCGATCTCCCCGATGCACGCCAGTATGTGCGTGAACTTGTCTTGTTTCGTGTCCGCCAGATGATGCCGGTGCTCTTTGCCGCCTGGGAGCATCTTACACCTGATAACTTCGTGCGCGTACTCAGAATGATTAGTATCATTTCATTTCGTTACACCGTAGTCAGTGCGTTAAACCCAAATGAACTGGAGTCGATCTACCACTCAGCGGCACGGGCGATTATCGAAAAGCGGGCTACATTACCATCAGAGATCTTTGCTCTTTTGAAGCCGATTTATGTTCCTGATCAAAAATTCCTGAACGATTTTGCTTCTCTTTCCATACCTACCAGCGGACAACGCAAGAAAGTCGTCAAGTACATCCTAACCAGGCTCGAAAGTCACTTGTCTGGTCGATCCTGTGATCCCGAAACTGATCCTGCCTCAATTGAACACATCTTGCCCGAAAATCCAACCCAAGAATGGGAAGAATCATTTCCACGTACCCAGTGGGAAATGGCTATCTACCGCCTCGGTAATCTGACGCTCCTGAGTCCTGCTGATAATCGACAAGTAGGGAATGCACTCTATTCCGAAAAACAAGCCGTGTACAGTCAGAGTGCATATATGCTGACTCGTCAGATTTCAGACATGGCACCAGAAGAATGGACACCTGCGCTACTCGAACAACGTCAGCAAGAGATGGCCCGACAGGCCGTAGCCATTTGGCGTATCGATGTTGCGAGCGCAGACATGTAG
- a CDS encoding metal ABC transporter permease, protein MELFTDYTLRTVTIGAMLLGAISGFLGCFAVLRRQALLGDVMSHAALPGIALAFLLTGQRDPFILFVGAASAALLAALWLLVVVRTTRIKDDAALALILAVFFGFGLVLLSYLQRQPNAAQAGLKSFLFGQAAALIERDLWAMLVVGLPALALVLIFWPQVKLVSFDPDFARSIGLPVRRFDVLLTVVMVAAIVIGIQTVGVVLMSAMLVAPAVAARQWTNRLETMVVLAASFGALAALVGAWLSTLGEGLATGPLIVLMMSLVTVLSLLFAPERGLLWRYLRRQRILQIG, encoded by the coding sequence ATGGAGCTGTTTACCGATTATACTCTGCGCACAGTGACAATTGGTGCGATGCTCCTGGGAGCGATCAGTGGTTTTCTTGGCTGTTTCGCTGTGCTGCGTCGTCAGGCGCTCCTCGGTGATGTGATGTCACACGCAGCACTGCCCGGCATTGCACTTGCGTTTCTCCTTACCGGTCAGCGCGATCCGTTTATCTTGTTCGTCGGCGCCGCTAGCGCTGCTTTGCTGGCGGCACTCTGGCTACTCGTTGTGGTACGTACTACGCGGATCAAGGACGATGCGGCATTGGCGCTGATCTTGGCCGTCTTTTTCGGTTTTGGTCTGGTGTTGCTTTCGTATCTGCAACGGCAACCGAATGCAGCACAGGCTGGTTTGAAGAGTTTTCTGTTCGGACAGGCGGCTGCACTGATCGAACGTGATTTGTGGGCAATGCTGGTCGTTGGGCTTCCAGCGCTCGCACTCGTGCTGATCTTCTGGCCGCAGGTAAAGTTGGTCAGTTTCGATCCCGACTTTGCCCGTAGCATCGGTCTACCGGTGCGTCGGTTTGATGTGTTACTGACCGTTGTGATGGTAGCCGCTATCGTGATTGGAATCCAGACTGTCGGGGTCGTGTTAATGAGCGCGATGCTGGTTGCGCCGGCAGTCGCGGCTCGGCAATGGACGAACCGGCTCGAAACGATGGTTGTGCTGGCAGCGAGTTTCGGTGCACTGGCAGCACTGGTCGGCGCCTGGCTCAGTACCCTCGGTGAGGGGCTGGCAACCGGCCCGCTGATTGTCTTGATGATGAGTTTGGTAACGGTACTTTCGCTGTTGTTTGCACCTGAACGCGGTCTACTGTGGCGTTATCTTCGCCGCCAACGGATACTTCAGATTGGTTAA
- the fdhD gene encoding formate dehydrogenase accessory sulfurtransferase FdhD: MISRTGFQRRTVIKVREGHRQQTKDAVVVEEPLEIRLATQGDTHSIPLATVMRTPGADVELAAGFLFSEGIIRERCDIATIRYCLDADRDEEARFNTLIVTLRSALEINLDHVRRLFFVSSSCGVCGKISLESLRLRGCTPLNDHPLIRVSSTVLTGLDQKVQQAQALFTRTGGLHAAALFSPDGQLYSLHEDIGRHNAVDKLIGEYLLNERRDLLKQSMLMVSGRASFEIMQKALMGRIPIVVAVGAPSALAVSLAQQFNITLIGFLRGASFNIYAGAERIE, encoded by the coding sequence ATGATTTCACGAACAGGATTCCAGCGCCGTACTGTTATAAAGGTGCGAGAAGGGCACCGCCAACAGACGAAAGATGCGGTTGTGGTTGAAGAACCACTTGAGATTCGGCTGGCTACTCAGGGTGATACACATAGCATTCCGCTGGCAACGGTGATGCGTACTCCAGGCGCCGATGTTGAACTGGCCGCCGGATTTCTGTTCAGCGAAGGGATTATCCGTGAGCGCTGTGATATTGCGACGATCCGGTATTGCCTCGATGCGGATCGCGATGAAGAAGCACGTTTTAACACGCTGATTGTCACACTACGGTCAGCGCTCGAGATCAATCTCGACCACGTCCGCCGACTCTTTTTCGTCTCATCATCATGTGGCGTCTGTGGCAAAATCTCGCTAGAGTCTCTGCGCCTGCGCGGATGTACCCCACTCAATGATCATCCACTCATCCGGGTAAGTTCCACCGTGCTAACCGGCCTCGACCAAAAGGTACAGCAAGCCCAGGCACTGTTCACTCGCACGGGCGGACTACACGCGGCGGCTCTCTTCTCGCCTGATGGTCAGCTTTACTCACTGCACGAAGACATCGGACGTCACAACGCCGTTGATAAATTGATCGGCGAATATTTGCTCAATGAGCGGCGTGATCTCCTGAAACAGTCGATGCTAATGGTCAGTGGACGGGCCAGTTTCGAGATTATGCAGAAAGCCCTGATGGGGCGTATCCCGATTGTGGTTGCAGTCGGAGCGCCTTCCGCGCTCGCAGTGTCGCTGGCTCAGCAGTTCAACATCACCCTGATCGGGTTTCTACGCGGCGCGTCGTTTAACATTTACGCTGGTGCAGAACGGATAGAGTGA
- a CDS encoding metal ABC transporter permease: protein MSPQLEVQLIAVVVAAACTIPGVFLVLRRMAMLSDAISHTVLLGIVLAYLISNSLTSPLLFVGAVAMGVITVWLVELVSGSRLVHEDSAIGLVFPALFALAVLLISRFAGNVHLDTDSVLLGELAFAPFDRIVFFGLDLPRALVVGIGTLILNLTLLLLFYKELKLVTFDPALAATLGFTPTLIHYGLMTSVSLTAVTAFDAVGSVLVVALMIAPPATAYLLTDRLPRMIVLSVAIGIAAALSGYWLARLFDVSIAGTMATMTGVGFLGTFLFAPRRGIVAQVRQQQINRERFALQMLTLHLLNHEGTGNAGVECHPHHLIEELRWPASFATSVVRRAEQRGLVQRQGELLILTEQGRQFADAAIVA, encoded by the coding sequence ATGAGTCCCCAACTTGAAGTTCAATTGATTGCGGTGGTCGTTGCCGCTGCCTGCACAATCCCCGGTGTCTTTCTGGTCTTGCGACGAATGGCAATGCTCAGTGACGCTATCAGTCATACGGTCTTACTCGGCATTGTACTGGCTTATCTGATCAGCAATTCCTTAACCTCACCGCTGCTCTTTGTCGGTGCGGTTGCAATGGGCGTGATAACGGTGTGGTTGGTCGAACTGGTCAGCGGCAGCCGACTGGTTCATGAAGACTCTGCGATCGGTCTAGTCTTTCCGGCACTCTTCGCGCTGGCGGTGCTACTCATCTCTCGCTTTGCCGGGAATGTTCACCTCGATACCGATAGTGTCTTGCTTGGCGAACTGGCGTTTGCGCCGTTTGATCGGATTGTGTTCTTTGGCCTTGATCTGCCGCGAGCACTGGTTGTTGGTATCGGTACGCTCATTCTCAATCTGACTTTGCTGCTCCTCTTCTACAAAGAGCTGAAGCTGGTCACGTTCGATCCGGCACTGGCCGCCACTCTTGGCTTCACGCCGACCCTGATCCACTATGGTTTGATGACCAGCGTCTCACTCACTGCGGTAACGGCCTTTGATGCGGTTGGTTCCGTGTTGGTCGTTGCCCTGATGATCGCGCCTCCTGCAACTGCCTATCTCCTGACTGACCGTCTCCCACGTATGATTGTCCTCAGTGTCGCGATTGGCATTGCTGCTGCGCTCAGCGGCTATTGGCTGGCCCGCCTTTTCGATGTCTCGATTGCCGGAACGATGGCTACGATGACCGGTGTTGGTTTTTTAGGCACCTTTCTCTTTGCACCACGGCGAGGAATTGTTGCGCAAGTTCGTCAGCAGCAGATCAATCGTGAACGGTTTGCGCTTCAAATGTTGACGCTGCATCTGCTCAATCACGAGGGCACCGGCAACGCGGGGGTTGAGTGTCACCCTCATCACCTGATCGAAGAGTTGCGTTGGCCGGCATCATTTGCTACAAGCGTTGTACGACGAGCCGAACAGCGCGGATTGGTGCAGCGCCAGGGTGAATTACTCATCTTGACCGAGCAGGGTCGACAGTTTGCGGATGCGGCGATAGTGGCTTAG